The following proteins are encoded in a genomic region of Arcobacter suis CECT 7833:
- a CDS encoding sensor histidine kinase — MKNRLKRLVLYFDSLNFNYKTAFLVFIIAGGMICIIILSQISIFTMKQDFDILFDKRTKSLMQLEHIKDSYKVNIQDTLFDFEKKQINYAQTIEVLQLAQEIIDKNWILYKNQTQLQNREILTTFIKTFIIKEENYYENTSLKSSIIENINKKKELIKNEINKINFSKQDDYFTNINLEINAISIYLTSLINYDLSLAINEKRNTDKIFNTIIIFSIISIFIVFLFSVILSLFIIDNFRKLHNSLEQKVNEKTKELQDLNNYLETKISKEVAQNRKKDIIMFQQARFASLGEMLNNIAHQWRQPLGAITMIIQSFQTKMSLGKLTPDFVDEKVNDALLMANNMSTTLDDFKNFFSPNKIKSEFSIKNCIEHSIELSKYLLIQENIDVKLTIRKDVKINSYYNELSHVFLNIISNSKDALCSNVDKNDRIIKIIVNKFKNHLVVNMVDNGGGIPQDILPKIFEPYYTTKYKSAGTGIGLYMSKQIIEKHMNGEIFCKNIIHKMKNEKVFNCSLFTIKIPLENKNSEHKNDK, encoded by the coding sequence ATGAAAAATAGATTAAAAAGATTAGTTTTATATTTTGATAGTTTAAATTTTAATTATAAAACAGCTTTTTTGGTTTTTATTATTGCTGGTGGAATGATTTGTATAATTATTTTATCTCAAATTTCTATTTTTACTATGAAACAAGACTTTGATATTTTGTTTGATAAAAGAACAAAAAGTTTAATGCAACTTGAACATATAAAAGATTCTTACAAAGTAAATATTCAAGATACTTTATTTGATTTTGAAAAAAAACAGATTAATTATGCTCAAACAATTGAAGTTTTACAATTAGCCCAAGAAATAATAGATAAAAACTGGATTTTATACAAAAATCAAACTCAATTACAAAATAGGGAAATTTTAACTACTTTTATAAAAACTTTTATAATAAAAGAAGAAAATTATTATGAAAATACATCTTTGAAAAGTTCTATCATAGAAAATATAAATAAGAAAAAAGAACTAATAAAAAATGAAATAAATAAAATAAATTTTTCAAAACAAGATGATTATTTTACAAACATAAATCTTGAGATAAATGCTATTTCAATATATTTAACAAGTTTAATAAATTATGATTTATCCCTTGCAATCAATGAAAAAAGAAATACAGATAAGATTTTTAATACTATCATTATTTTTTCTATAATTTCAATTTTTATAGTATTTTTATTTTCTGTTATTTTATCTTTATTTATTATTGATAATTTTAGAAAACTTCATAACTCGCTAGAGCAAAAAGTAAATGAAAAAACAAAAGAACTTCAAGATTTAAATAACTATCTTGAAACAAAAATTTCAAAAGAAGTAGCACAAAATAGGAAAAAAGATATTATCATGTTTCAACAAGCAAGATTTGCCTCTTTGGGTGAAATGTTAAATAATATTGCTCACCAATGGAGACAACCTTTAGGTGCAATTACAATGATTATTCAAAGTTTTCAAACAAAAATGTCTTTAGGGAAATTAACGCCTGATTTTGTAGATGAAAAAGTAAATGATGCCCTACTAATGGCAAATAATATGTCAACAACCCTTGATGATTTTAAAAACTTTTTTTCTCCAAATAAGATAAAAAGTGAATTTAGTATAAAAAATTGTATTGAACACTCTATTGAATTATCTAAATATTTATTAATTCAAGAAAATATTGACGTTAAATTAACAATTAGAAAAGATGTAAAAATAAACAGCTATTACAATGAACTTTCCCATGTATTTTTAAATATTATTTCTAATTCAAAAGATGCTTTATGTTCTAATGTTGACAAAAATGATAGAATTATAAAAATAATTGTAAATAAATTTAAAAATCATCTTGTAGTAAATATGGTTGATAATGGTGGAGGTATTCCACAAGATATTTTACCAAAAATTTTCGAGCCATATTACACAACAAAATATAAAAGTGCTGGAACGGGAATTGGACTTTATATGTCAAAACAAATAATTGAAAAACATATGAATGGTGAGATATTTTGCAAAAATATTATTCATAAGATGAAAAATGAAAAAGTATTTAATTGTTCATTATTTACAATAAAAATACCTTTAGAAAATAAAAATAGTGAGCATAAAAATGACAAATAA